A DNA window from Deltaproteobacteria bacterium contains the following coding sequences:
- a CDS encoding amino acid ABC transporter ATP-binding protein: MIQFRQVNKWFAKLHVLNDIDLTVDAGNVVVVCGPSGSGKSTLIRCINRLETIQSGDIVVDGLSLSDTKLDPAKLRANVGMVFQSFNLYPHMTVLENLTLAPIRVKGLSKIEAENIAAGLLERVGIPDKAGAYPANLSGGQQQRVAIARALAMKPKIMLFDEPTSALDPEMINEVLEVMTALAKDGMTMMVVTHEMGFARRVAHRVVFMDQGKIVETADPETFFAAPQSARAQQFLSKILSH, encoded by the coding sequence GTGATCCAGTTTCGCCAAGTCAATAAATGGTTCGCCAAGCTGCATGTGCTCAACGATATCGATCTTACCGTTGACGCCGGCAACGTGGTGGTAGTTTGCGGCCCGAGCGGCAGCGGCAAAAGCACGCTGATTCGCTGCATCAACCGGCTCGAAACCATTCAATCCGGCGACATCGTCGTCGATGGCCTGTCGTTGTCAGACACGAAGCTCGATCCAGCCAAGCTTCGCGCCAACGTCGGCATGGTGTTTCAGTCGTTCAACCTCTATCCCCACATGACCGTGCTGGAAAATCTCACGTTGGCGCCAATCCGAGTGAAAGGTCTCAGCAAAATCGAAGCAGAGAACATTGCCGCCGGGCTTTTGGAACGGGTCGGCATCCCCGACAAAGCCGGCGCCTACCCGGCGAATCTTTCCGGCGGTCAGCAGCAACGGGTTGCCATCGCCCGCGCCCTGGCGATGAAACCCAAGATCATGCTGTTCGACGAGCCGACCTCGGCCCTCGATCCGGAAATGATCAACGAGGTTCTAGAAGTCATGACCGCACTCGCCAAGGACGGCATGACCATGATGGTGGTGACCCATGAAATGGGTTTTGCCCGGCGGGTCGCCCACCGAGTCGTCTTCATGGACCAGGGTAAGATCGTCGAAACCGCCGATCCGGAAACTTTTTTCGCCGCGCCGCAGTCGGCCCGAGCCCAACAGTTTTTAAGCAAGATACTTTCCCACTGA
- a CDS encoding transporter substrate-binding domain-containing protein: MKRFFLFLIALTFAVTATSVSFAQSTLDKIDKSGTLIIGTRTGSPPFAFVNKNNEWVGFAIDLVEQTILPGLSKKLNKQIKLEKKESTVPTRIPLLTSNAVDLIAETMTDTQVRRDQVDFSLTFFVTGAQFLVRKGSPIKGIQSIAGKRIAAQQGSTNAKIIREKVPTAKLVEFQDQPAAFQALSQRQVEAYTNDGIQLAGLKAKAAKPDDWVVAGDFFSYDPYGLAMRKNDSDFRQVVNVGLMDAISSGLYFDIYEKWFGAKSDVPYPLTPENKRFLQLQVVPK, from the coding sequence ATGAAACGATTTTTTCTATTTCTCATCGCGCTGACATTTGCCGTCACCGCAACCAGCGTGAGTTTCGCGCAAAGCACGCTCGACAAAATCGACAAGAGCGGGACTTTGATCATCGGCACACGCACCGGTTCGCCGCCCTTCGCCTTCGTCAACAAGAATAACGAGTGGGTCGGCTTCGCCATCGATTTGGTCGAACAGACGATCCTTCCCGGCCTGAGTAAAAAACTTAACAAACAGATCAAACTGGAGAAAAAAGAATCGACGGTGCCGACGCGCATTCCGCTGCTCACGTCGAATGCCGTGGACCTCATCGCCGAAACCATGACCGATACCCAGGTGCGCCGCGATCAAGTCGACTTTAGCCTGACCTTCTTCGTCACCGGCGCGCAATTTCTCGTGCGCAAAGGCAGCCCGATCAAAGGCATTCAGTCCATTGCCGGCAAGCGCATCGCCGCCCAGCAAGGCTCGACCAACGCCAAGATCATCCGCGAGAAAGTTCCCACTGCCAAATTGGTGGAGTTCCAAGACCAGCCGGCCGCCTTCCAAGCATTGTCCCAGCGCCAAGTCGAAGCCTACACCAACGACGGCATCCAACTCGCCGGCTTAAAAGCCAAAGCGGCGAAACCCGATGACTGGGTGGTTGCCGGCGATTTCTTTTCCTACGATCCCTACGGCCTGGCGATGCGCAAGAACGACTCCGATTTTCGTCAAGTGGTCAACGTCGGTCTGATGGACGCGATCTCCTCCGGCCTCTACTTCGATATCTACGAAAAATGGTTCGGCGCCAAAAGCGATGTCCCCTATCCGCTGACGCCGGAGAACAAGCGCTTCTTGCAGCTGCAAGTGGTGCCGAAATAA
- a CDS encoding amino acid ABC transporter permease, whose translation MNYHFTWSVLWTGQSGGWLIQGILTTLHIFVLGLLIAVTLGIVAGALRTVPIAPLRWLASAYVEFFRNVPLLVWMFFWYFGVPPLLPQAMQDWLFDHGVEFWAAVFAIGVYHGARFSEVMRAGIQSIPKTQLEAALSTGLTVIQAYRLIIIPIALRLIIPPATNETVNLLKNSSVALTIGVAELTFQTRQIETYTAKAFEALAAGTIIYLVLCLAIASIMAYVERRVAIPGMITQGQSGAV comes from the coding sequence ATGAATTACCACTTCACCTGGAGCGTACTGTGGACCGGCCAATCGGGCGGCTGGCTGATCCAGGGAATTTTGACCACGCTGCATATCTTCGTTCTTGGGCTGCTGATTGCCGTCACTCTCGGCATCGTTGCCGGCGCGCTGCGCACCGTGCCGATTGCGCCGTTGCGCTGGCTTGCCAGCGCTTATGTGGAATTCTTTCGCAACGTGCCGTTGTTGGTCTGGATGTTTTTTTGGTACTTCGGCGTGCCGCCCTTGCTGCCGCAAGCGATGCAAGACTGGCTCTTCGATCATGGCGTCGAGTTTTGGGCCGCAGTATTCGCCATCGGCGTTTACCACGGCGCACGCTTTTCCGAGGTGATGCGCGCCGGCATTCAGTCAATCCCGAAGACCCAGTTGGAAGCCGCGCTATCCACCGGCCTGACCGTGATTCAGGCCTATCGCTTGATCATTATCCCCATCGCCCTGCGATTGATCATTCCGCCGGCGACCAATGAAACCGTCAATTTATTAAAAAACTCCTCGGTCGCGCTCACCATCGGCGTCGCCGAGTTAACTTTTCAAACCCGCCAGATCGAAACCTACACCGCCAAAGCCTTCGAAGCCTTGGCGGCGGGGACGATTATCTATTTAGTTCTCTGCCTCGCCATCGCCTCGATCATGGCCTACGTCGAACGGCGCGTCGCCATTCCTGGAATGATTACCCAAGGACAAAGCGGAGCCGTGTGA
- a CDS encoding amino acid ABC transporter permease encodes MDFQVIANNFVFLIAQGFFGVGTFTGGTLRLAVPAIILGSILGMFVGLARLSESRWLSAPAKVYVEFFRGVPLVMVIFWFWFIIPTLAGKSLPEYAVALTAFVIFEAAYLAEIVRAGIQSVPRGQVEAATATGLSKGQLMRHVILPQALRNMIPALVTQFIVLLKDTSLASIIGYVDLTKAAQIVNNREIRPFELYLFIAAIYWLCSYAMSRYAGRLERQLATR; translated from the coding sequence ATGGACTTTCAGGTCATCGCCAATAATTTTGTCTTCTTGATCGCCCAAGGTTTTTTTGGCGTCGGCACATTTACCGGCGGCACCCTGCGCTTGGCCGTCCCGGCGATCATTCTCGGCTCGATCCTCGGCATGTTCGTCGGCTTGGCGCGCTTGTCAGAGTCGCGCTGGCTTTCGGCACCGGCGAAAGTCTACGTCGAGTTTTTCCGCGGCGTGCCGCTGGTCATGGTGATCTTTTGGTTCTGGTTCATCATCCCAACCTTGGCCGGCAAATCCTTGCCCGAGTACGCCGTGGCGCTTACGGCCTTCGTCATTTTCGAAGCCGCCTATCTAGCGGAAATCGTCCGCGCCGGCATCCAATCCGTGCCGCGCGGCCAAGTCGAAGCCGCCACCGCCACCGGTCTCTCCAAGGGCCAACTGATGCGCCATGTGATTCTGCCCCAGGCCCTGCGCAACATGATCCCCGCCCTGGTCACACAATTTATCGTCCTGCTCAAAGACACATCTCTGGCGTCGATCATCGGCTACGTCGACCTGACCAAGGCGGCGCAAATCGTCAACAACCGCGAGATCCGCCCCTTCGAGCTCTATCTCTTCATCGCCGCGATCTACTGGCTGTGCAGTTACGCGATGTCGAGATATGCGGGCCGGCTTGAACGACAGCTAGCGACCCGCTAA
- a CDS encoding ornithine cyclodeaminase family protein, producing MLFLKNTPIDEILSLGEMIETIEDTLKEIASGRGFELPRRRIHHPNRMIFGILPGSVHGAMGAYIQTDLDRRIHHENVMLFSVESGEPLILFQDCSINEFRTGAAGAIGAKYLARQDASRVAVLGSAVHAETQLKALAAVRKLTAAKVFSPTPEKRAAFAKKMAGELNIPVDAAQSAEEALTGADVLITATNSHAPVFDGASLPEGIHITSIANGDKTRTRQELDDTTLRRAEAIFVTSKETVCVNESDIFRAVRDRVISWDKVYEISSLLLGETAGRSDDRQITLFKLQGTGIMDVAVGFKAYQRLKDSGRAQTL from the coding sequence ATGCTCTTCCTCAAAAACACTCCCATCGATGAAATCCTCTCCCTCGGCGAAATGATCGAAACGATTGAAGATACGCTCAAAGAGATCGCTTCGGGCCGCGGCTTTGAGTTGCCGCGCCGGCGCATTCATCATCCCAACCGCATGATCTTCGGCATCCTGCCGGGCTCGGTGCACGGCGCCATGGGCGCTTATATTCAGACCGATTTGGACCGGCGCATTCATCACGAGAACGTGATGCTTTTCAGCGTCGAGAGCGGCGAGCCGCTGATTCTGTTCCAAGACTGTTCGATCAACGAGTTTCGCACCGGCGCCGCCGGCGCCATCGGGGCGAAATATCTCGCCCGCCAAGACGCCAGCCGGGTCGCCGTCTTGGGCAGCGCGGTACACGCCGAAACCCAGCTCAAAGCCCTGGCCGCCGTCAGAAAGTTGACAGCGGCCAAAGTTTTTAGCCCAACGCCAGAGAAGCGCGCGGCGTTCGCGAAAAAAATGGCTGGCGAATTAAATATTCCGGTCGACGCCGCCCAAAGCGCTGAAGAAGCGCTAACTGGCGCCGATGTCTTAATTACAGCGACAAATTCGCACGCGCCGGTCTTTGACGGCGCGAGTTTGCCGGAGGGAATTCATATTACCTCGATTGCCAACGGCGATAAGACGCGCACGCGCCAGGAGCTCGATGACACGACGCTGCGCCGGGCGGAGGCGATTTTCGTGACATCGAAAGAAACCGTGTGCGTCAACGAGAGCGATATCTTTCGCGCCGTGCGCGACCGGGTGATTTCGTGGGACAAAGTTTATGAGATCTCAAGCTTGCTCCTGGGCGAAACCGCCGGCCGCAGCGACGACCGGCAGATTACGCTGTTTAAATTGCAGGGCACCGGCATCATGGACGTGGCCGTGGGGTTCAAGGCTTACCAACGATTGAAAGATAGCGGGCGCGCGCAAACGCTTTGA
- a CDS encoding Si-specific NAD(P)(+) transhydrogenase, with amino-acid sequence MAHYDMLVIGSGPAGQKAAIQAAKVGKKVAVIERKKVAGGICINVGTIPSKSLREAVMFLSGVRQRNLYGASYRVKKDIAFEDLARSCDHVVKAEQEVIQNQLIRNSVDFIVGAASFVEPHRIAIKQESELNEHTADYIVIACGTESARPADIPFDGTSIIDSDGLLSLKQLPKSITIVGAGVIGCEYACILATLGIPVVLVEKRPRLLEFVDSEIIESLQYQMRNIGVTLRFNEEVVGVQKSADNAVTIHLKSGKNIGAPLLMYSVGRIGATKSLNLESIGIQADERGRLKVNANYQTDMSHVYAVGDVVGFPALASTSMQQGRHAACHAFGLNCETSTHLLPYGIYTIPEMSMVGRNEDDLTRDGVPYEIGVARYREIARGQIIGDTVGMLKLLFHSETRALLGVHVIGEGATELVHIGQAVMAHGGKLDYFVDTVFNYPTLAECYKVAALAALNKFSNNGAASQCALL; translated from the coding sequence ATGGCCCACTATGACATGTTAGTGATCGGTTCCGGCCCGGCCGGCCAGAAGGCGGCGATCCAAGCCGCCAAGGTCGGCAAGAAAGTCGCCGTCATCGAGCGCAAGAAAGTCGCTGGCGGCATCTGCATCAATGTCGGCACAATCCCCAGCAAATCGCTGCGCGAAGCGGTGATGTTTCTCTCCGGCGTGCGCCAGCGCAACCTTTACGGCGCCAGCTACCGAGTCAAAAAGGACATCGCCTTCGAGGATCTGGCGCGCAGCTGCGATCACGTGGTCAAGGCCGAACAGGAAGTGATTCAGAATCAATTGATCCGCAACTCGGTTGATTTTATCGTCGGCGCGGCATCCTTTGTCGAGCCGCACCGAATCGCCATCAAGCAGGAATCGGAACTGAACGAACATACCGCGGACTACATCGTCATCGCCTGCGGCACCGAATCGGCGCGCCCCGCGGACATCCCCTTCGACGGCACCTCGATCATCGACAGCGACGGCTTACTGTCGCTCAAGCAGTTGCCCAAGTCGATCACCATCGTCGGCGCCGGCGTCATCGGCTGCGAATACGCCTGCATCTTGGCGACGCTGGGAATACCGGTGGTGCTGGTGGAAAAGCGGCCACGCTTGTTGGAATTCGTCGACAGCGAGATCATCGAGTCGCTGCAATATCAAATGCGCAACATCGGCGTCACGCTGCGCTTCAACGAAGAAGTGGTCGGCGTGCAAAAGTCCGCCGACAACGCCGTGACGATCCATCTCAAAAGCGGCAAAAACATCGGCGCGCCGCTATTGATGTACAGTGTCGGCCGCATCGGCGCGACTAAAAGTCTCAACTTGGAAAGCATCGGCATCCAGGCCGACGAGCGCGGCCGCTTGAAAGTCAACGCCAACTATCAGACCGACATGTCCCATGTCTATGCCGTCGGCGATGTCGTCGGCTTTCCCGCCTTGGCCTCGACTTCCATGCAGCAAGGGCGCCATGCCGCCTGCCACGCTTTCGGCTTGAACTGCGAAACCTCGACGCACTTATTGCCCTACGGCATTTACACGATACCGGAAATGTCCATGGTCGGACGCAACGAAGACGACCTTACGCGCGACGGCGTTCCCTATGAGATCGGCGTCGCGCGCTACCGCGAGATCGCCCGCGGCCAAATCATCGGCGACACGGTCGGCATGCTCAAGCTGCTGTTTCATAGTGAAACCAGAGCGCTCCTCGGCGTCCATGTGATCGGCGAAGGCGCCACGGAACTGGTCCACATCGGCCAAGCGGTCATGGCCCACGGCGGCAAACTCGACTACTTCGTCGACACGGTTTTCAATTATCCAACCTTGGCGGAATGCTACAAAGTCGCGGCGCTGGCCGCGCTCAATAAATTTTCAAACAATGGCGCAGCGAGCCAATGTGCCCTGCTGTAA
- a CDS encoding PPOX class F420-dependent oxidoreductase yields the protein MNAKIPENFVELFSKKSFAHLATTMADGSPQVTPVWIDFDGTDVLVNSATGRVKDRNLRRDKRVALSILDPDDPYRYISILGEVVEITQAGANEHIDKLAKKYLGLDKYPYHRPGEARVIYKIRPEKISTHN from the coding sequence ATGAACGCAAAAATTCCGGAAAATTTTGTCGAGCTGTTCAGCAAAAAATCCTTCGCCCACTTGGCGACCACGATGGCGGATGGTTCGCCGCAAGTGACGCCGGTTTGGATCGATTTCGACGGCACTGACGTGCTGGTCAATTCGGCCACCGGCCGGGTCAAAGATAGAAACTTGCGGCGTGACAAGCGGGTCGCGCTGTCGATCCTCGATCCCGACGATCCCTATCGCTACATTTCGATTTTAGGCGAGGTGGTGGAAATTACCCAAGCGGGCGCTAACGAGCATATAGATAAGCTCGCAAAAAAATATTTGGGGCTGGACAAGTATCCCTATCATCGGCCGGGGGAAGCGCGGGTGATCTACAAGATTCGTCCGGAAAAAATTTCCACGCACAACTGA